The DNA sequence ACCCGCCAGGCAGATCTCTTCACGCAATTGCAGTTCACTCATTTTTTTCTCCGCTTTGAGGGTCAGGCTTTATGATCGGCCGCGACCACGCCGCTGACCTGCTGGTTTTTTTCAATCGCCAACGGTTCGATTTTGCCCATGACAAACATGAAGTTCAGCGCGCCAACGAGACAGATCCCGCCAGCGACCAACAGCGGCACCACAAAGGAACCGTGGCTCAGGGTCAGCATCAGCCCGGTAAACGATGCGGTGACAATGCCCGCGAGGTTGCCGGCAAAATTCTGGATACCGCCGAGAGTGCCGACGTAGCCGGAATTCGGCGCGACATCAGCAGGCAGCGTCCAGATATTGGCGGCGGTAAAAGCTAAACCGGCATAGGTAAGCGAGAACAGCGTCAAAATCACCGTAACGCTGCTGGTAAAAGCGGCGAAAGCAATCACGGAAGAGAGCAGCATCCCGGCAATCAGGCAGGATTTACGCGCGGTGGTTAGCGAAAAGCCTTTGCGATAAAGCCAGTCGGAAGTGATGCCGCCCAGCAGACTGCCGGGAATGCCCATCAGGGCAGGGATGGCACCAATCGTCCCCAGCTCTTTCAGGGAGAAACCGTGCGCCATGGTCAGATAGGTCGGGAACCAGGTCACAAAGAAATAGGTGGCGAAGTTCATGCAGAAAAAGCCGATCATCATGCCCCACACCGTTCTGAAGCGAAACAGACCGGCAATATTGACCTTCTCATTTTTATCCACTGTCTGGACGCCGCGATCGGCCAGCAGGTTCTCCCGCTGTTCAGGGTTCAGGCCTTTCATCGCCTCTGGTTCGCGATAAAACAGCAGCCAGATAGCCACCCAGGCCAGGCCCAGCGCGCCGGTAACCACAAACGAGGTTTCCCAATCCCAGGTGCTGATCAACCAGGCAACCAGAGGCAGCGCGATGGCGCTACCGGCACGCGGACCGGCATCAAAAATGCCGCTGGCCGTCGCCCGCTCCTTCTTCGCAAACCACGAATAGACCACTTTTGCACAGCCGGGATTACCGCCAGATTCCCCGATCCCCAGCAGCAGGCGTGAAGCAAAAAGGGAACCGAAGCCCCGACCAAATGCGGTCACGACGGTAAACAATGACCACCAGCCTACCGCGATAGCCAGACCGGCACGGGCACCCAGCCGGTCAAGCAGGCGACCGGCAGGAATTTGCATCAGTGCGTAAGTCCAGAAAAATGCGCCAAGGATCAGCCCCATGCTGGTGTCATCCAGCCCAAGATCTTTTTTAATATGCGGTGCAGCGATGGCGAGGTTAATGCGATCTATGTAGTTGATGGCGATGGCGAAAAAGCAGAATGCAATCATCAGCCAGCGGACTCGTGGGTATCTACGCATGGTGAATTCCTTTATTATCTCGGTGCGTTGGCGAGCGGGCCGGGACGCCTGTCGTCAGGTTGATTGTTATCGTTTGGTAAATTTTGGTCTGTTTCTGATAATATGATGTTAAAAGTAAGCGATTACAAAATTCAGTCAAGCAAAAAGTAAGCGCTTTCAAAACGAGATCTGGCCTGTCTGCAATTTTTGTGGACGGCATCACTAATTTCACTCTGGAGACCGACGATGTCCGATAAGCCTTCACCTCCCGCAAGAGTTTCTCTGGAAGATGTTGCCCAGCGTTCGGGGGTGTCCACCGCGACGGTCTCTCGGGTATTGAACGGCAGCGCGTCGGTGCGGCAGTCACGTCGCGAGGCGGTAGAGCGAGCCTGTGAGGAATTGGGATATGTGATTAATCGTGCGGCAAGAACGCTGGCGTCACGACGCAGCATGACCATTGGCGCGGTTGTACCCACGCTGGCGACGGAAACGTTCTCCCGCCCGCTGGCCAGCTTTCAGCAAAAGATCCATCAGTCGGGTTACACGCTGCTGCTGGCCAATTCCGACTTCGATCCGCAGACCGAACTGAACGAGGTGAACAAGCTGGTGGAGTACGGCATCGATGCGCTGATGCTGGTGGGCAACAGCCACCATCCGCGTTTGTGGGAACGGATTAATCAGCAGGGGATCCCCTGTATTCAGACCTTTTCCGTCGATCAGCGCTACCCCAGCGTCGGCTACGATAATCAGCTGGCAGCGAGTGAAATGACGGCGCATCTGCTGGCGCTGGGCCACCAAAAGTTTGGCGTCATCGTCGGCACGCCGCCTTCTAACGATCGTATTTCTGAACGCATTACCGGCACGCGCAATGCGCTGGCAGCGGCGGGTTTGCAGCTTGATGAGGCGAATCTTATCAGCAGCGCTTTCACCATGAACGAAGCACGACAGGCGATGTTTCAGCTGCTGGATGGCCCAAACCCGCCTACCGCCGTGATCTGTGGCAATGATTTACTGGCATTCGGCGCAATGCGCGCGGCGACAGAACGCTATCTGCGCATTCCTGGCGATATCTCCATAACCGGCTTTAACGATTATGAATACGCTGAACACCTTGAACATCCGCTAACCACCATGCGTGTGGAGCTGGCGCAGATTGGTCTCTGTGCGGCGGACTACCTGCTGGCTACGCTAAACGGTGAAGACGCGCCCCGGCAAACACAGCTAAAGCCGGAGCTGATTGTACGCGGCAGCAGCGGTTCCGCGCCTCGCCAGCGCTAACCCTTAGTTGCGCAGCGACATGCCGAACGCCTCGAACGCCCGGCCCGCTTCGGCAGAGCGCAGGAAATCGAGCAGCGCGGCGGCCCCCTGCGGATTCTGCGCGTTGGCAAGCACGCCAGCTGAGATCGAGGTCGGCTGCTGCACGGCATCCGGTAGCGGCCCAATCACCTTAATGCCTTTCACCGCCAGCAACTCGCTGATCTGCTGTACGGCAATGTCCGCTTTGCCTGCGATAAGCTGGCTGGCGGTAAAACCTTCGCCGATCGTGGTGGCGCGGGCAGCCATCGCTTCTTCAATCCCCAGCTGCTTCAGCACCGTCTGAAAGTAAATGCCGCTGGCACCGCCCAGAGACCAGCAGACGGATCTGGCGGCCAGCAGTGCTTTTTTCAGCGCCTCAACGCTGCTGATATCGGGCGCTTCGGCTTGCGGCAGCATCGCCAGACCAATCGGTGAATCCACCAGCTCCACGCGGCTGCCGCCCGTAACCACCCCTTCGGCAATCAGCTTATCCATCGCCTTAACGGTAACGATAACCGCATCGGCCGGCTCTCCAGCGGCCAGCTTTTTTTCAATCGCCGTGGTGGGGCCCCAGTCGATCGCCAGCGGATTATCCGGATGCTGTGTTAGCCACGTGGCTTCCAGCTGTGTAAAGGGCGCCCGGATGGCGAGCGCGCTGAACAGGCGAATTTGTTGGTTTCTGCTCATAAAAATCCTCTTAAAAGAGTGTTAACCCT is a window from the Pantoea sp. CCBC3-3-1 genome containing:
- a CDS encoding substrate-binding domain-containing protein, translated to MSRNQQIRLFSALAIRAPFTQLEATWLTQHPDNPLAIDWGPTTAIEKKLAAGEPADAVIVTVKAMDKLIAEGVVTGGSRVELVDSPIGLAMLPQAEAPDISSVEALKKALLAARSVCWSLGGASGIYFQTVLKQLGIEEAMAARATTIGEGFTASQLIAGKADIAVQQISELLAVKGIKVIGPLPDAVQQPTSISAGVLANAQNPQGAAALLDFLRSAEAGRAFEAFGMSLRN
- a CDS encoding MFS transporter, giving the protein MRRYPRVRWLMIAFCFFAIAINYIDRINLAIAAPHIKKDLGLDDTSMGLILGAFFWTYALMQIPAGRLLDRLGARAGLAIAVGWWSLFTVVTAFGRGFGSLFASRLLLGIGESGGNPGCAKVVYSWFAKKERATASGIFDAGPRAGSAIALPLVAWLISTWDWETSFVVTGALGLAWVAIWLLFYREPEAMKGLNPEQRENLLADRGVQTVDKNEKVNIAGLFRFRTVWGMMIGFFCMNFATYFFVTWFPTYLTMAHGFSLKELGTIGAIPALMGIPGSLLGGITSDWLYRKGFSLTTARKSCLIAGMLLSSVIAFAAFTSSVTVILTLFSLTYAGLAFTAANIWTLPADVAPNSGYVGTLGGIQNFAGNLAGIVTASFTGLMLTLSHGSFVVPLLVAGGICLVGALNFMFVMGKIEPLAIEKNQQVSGVVAADHKA
- a CDS encoding LacI family DNA-binding transcriptional regulator, with the protein product MSDKPSPPARVSLEDVAQRSGVSTATVSRVLNGSASVRQSRREAVERACEELGYVINRAARTLASRRSMTIGAVVPTLATETFSRPLASFQQKIHQSGYTLLLANSDFDPQTELNEVNKLVEYGIDALMLVGNSHHPRLWERINQQGIPCIQTFSVDQRYPSVGYDNQLAASEMTAHLLALGHQKFGVIVGTPPSNDRISERITGTRNALAAAGLQLDEANLISSAFTMNEARQAMFQLLDGPNPPTAVICGNDLLAFGAMRAATERYLRIPGDISITGFNDYEYAEHLEHPLTTMRVELAQIGLCAADYLLATLNGEDAPRQTQLKPELIVRGSSGSAPRQR